A genome region from Ignisphaera sp. includes the following:
- a CDS encoding adenylosuccinate synthetase yields MPLAIVVGGFFGDEGKGKIAAYLALADNPSIAVRCGSINAGHTVVYGNRVWKLRLVPSFFVNKNVKLMIAAGALMRLDVFFNEVEETGVRGRIFVDRNTGVIEDRHVEAEKRDAFLVKDVGSTLQGVGFAMSDRVLRRLRLAKDFDVLRDYLVDVSLEVNNAIDRGELVYIEGVQGTFLSLYHGTYPYVTSRDTTASAFASEVGVGPKKVDEVIVVFKSYVTRVGGGPLEGELPPEEAERLGLVEVATVTGRRRRVALFNVDLAKKAIMLNSATQAAITRLDALYPNDKCVREWDKLSKDARNWIENIENSLKTPVTIIGTGEDALCTIDRRKELGLGWR; encoded by the coding sequence ATGCCGCTGGCCATAGTTGTAGGCGGGTTCTTTGGCGATGAGGGCAAGGGTAAGATAGCGGCGTATCTTGCGCTAGCCGATAACCCGTCTATCGCTGTTAGATGTGGCTCTATAAATGCTGGTCATACAGTTGTCTACGGCAATAGGGTGTGGAAGCTCAGGCTTGTCCCATCGTTTTTCGTTAACAAGAATGTGAAGCTTATGATCGCTGCCGGGGCTTTGATGAGACTTGATGTGTTCTTTAACGAGGTTGAGGAGACTGGTGTTAGGGGCAGGATATTTGTTGACAGGAACACTGGTGTTATAGAGGATAGGCATGTCGAGGCTGAGAAGAGAGACGCTTTTCTGGTCAAAGACGTTGGCTCAACATTGCAGGGAGTAGGATTTGCAATGTCTGACAGGGTTTTGAGGAGGCTTAGACTTGCCAAAGATTTTGATGTGCTAAGAGACTACCTTGTAGATGTTTCGCTGGAAGTTAACAACGCTATTGATAGAGGGGAGCTTGTCTATATAGAGGGTGTTCAAGGAACCTTCCTAAGTTTGTACCATGGCACATACCCATACGTTACAAGTAGAGATACAACAGCGTCAGCCTTTGCCTCAGAGGTTGGGGTCGGCCCTAAGAAGGTTGACGAGGTTATAGTTGTTTTCAAATCATATGTTACAAGGGTTGGTGGAGGTCCTCTAGAGGGTGAGCTTCCACCTGAGGAGGCTGAGAGGCTTGGACTAGTTGAAGTAGCTACTGTTACTGGTAGAAGGAGAAGGGTAGCACTATTCAATGTTGATCTCGCTAAGAAAGCAATAATGCTGAATTCCGCAACACAAGCAGCTATAACAAGACTCGACGCGCTCTACCCAAACGATAAGTGTGTTAGAGAATGGGACAAACTATCAAAGGATGCTAGGAACTGGATAGAAAACATAGAGAATTCTCTAAAAACTCCAGTAACGATTATTGGCACTGGAGAGGATGCTTTATGCACAATCGATAGACGAAAAGAGCTTGGATTGGGGTGGAGATAA
- a CDS encoding extracellular solute-binding protein — MLLKGISKTLVVVIVAILVVVAGVSIYYLLVAGGKKEAITLVVLTRHPQDLLNLARDAFLKSDIAKKYNIVDVQFLSLDSGQWRDYLKSHGADVGWGGGPSLFDSLYRDGWLAPLTSNEVREALSKIPDTVLGAPMKRFGSDGNVYWVAQALSSFGIIANNKLLKDYGIPKPSDWSNLTSPEYGKVINVYGSPAIVIANPLKSTSHLRIYEIILEAYGWDSGWKYLTLLAANSKIIDSASDARDYVIRGEFAATIAVDYYGYIAMVQNPNCSFIIPLKTIVNGDPIALFNTSKHPEAAQAFIAWALTDGQRILLDKKVNRLPVNADVWNTPEGQQRTDLKEIYYKTLSLTPMAFNDSDVMKYEYAVARYFKAVLIDAHDQLVEVWKKLVDLYSRGLITQQQFDYYVSQLSKPLTFTDPTTGSEVTFTKDYAKSIASRMASDRTLEQQLMTIWTQKAVERFNSILNELQKIG; from the coding sequence ATGTTGCTAAAGGGCATATCAAAAACACTTGTGGTTGTAATAGTAGCAATTCTTGTTGTTGTTGCAGGAGTCTCAATATACTATCTCCTTGTCGCAGGAGGCAAAAAAGAGGCAATCACACTTGTTGTATTGACAAGGCATCCTCAAGACCTTCTCAACTTGGCTCGCGACGCGTTTCTGAAGAGTGATATTGCCAAGAAGTATAACATTGTCGATGTACAGTTCCTCTCTTTGGACTCTGGCCAGTGGAGAGACTATCTCAAGAGTCATGGTGCAGATGTTGGCTGGGGTGGCGGTCCATCGCTCTTTGACTCGCTTTACAGAGATGGTTGGCTAGCTCCTCTAACATCCAACGAGGTTAGAGAAGCTCTAAGCAAGATACCGGACACCGTACTTGGAGCACCTATGAAGAGATTTGGAAGCGACGGGAATGTGTATTGGGTTGCACAAGCACTATCAAGCTTTGGGATAATCGCAAACAACAAGCTGTTGAAAGACTATGGCATTCCAAAGCCAAGTGACTGGAGCAACTTGACAAGCCCTGAATATGGAAAGGTTATAAATGTCTATGGCTCTCCAGCAATAGTTATTGCAAACCCCCTTAAGAGCACAAGCCATCTAAGAATATACGAAATCATCTTAGAGGCTTATGGATGGGACAGCGGATGGAAATACCTCACCCTTTTAGCAGCAAACTCAAAGATAATCGACTCTGCATCAGATGCTAGAGACTATGTTATAAGAGGTGAGTTTGCAGCTACAATAGCTGTTGATTACTATGGCTACATAGCAATGGTTCAAAACCCCAACTGCAGCTTCATCATACCGCTGAAAACAATAGTTAATGGAGACCCGATAGCATTGTTCAACACCTCAAAGCATCCAGAGGCAGCACAAGCGTTCATAGCCTGGGCTTTGACAGATGGACAAAGGATTCTGTTGGACAAGAAGGTCAATAGACTCCCCGTAAATGCTGATGTTTGGAATACCCCCGAGGGGCAACAGAGAACAGATCTCAAAGAGATTTACTACAAGACATTGAGTCTAACCCCAATGGCTTTCAACGATTCTGATGTTATGAAATATGAATATGCTGTTGCAAGATACTTCAAAGCCGTGCTTATAGACGCTCATGACCAGCTTGTAGAGGTTTGGAAGAAGCTTGTTGATCTATACTCAAGAGGTTTGATAACACAGCAACAATTTGATTACTATGTATCACAGCTCTCAAAGCCTTTAACATTCACAGATCCCACAACAGGCTCTGAAGTAACATTCACAAAAGATTATGCCAAAAGCATTGCCAGTAGAATGGCTAGTGATAGAACTTTGGAGCAGCAACTCATGACTATATGGACACAGAAGGCTGTTGAGAGATTCAACTCGATATTGAATGAGCTTCAAAAGATTGGATGA
- a CDS encoding iron ABC transporter permease, protein MKRVRNKINFLFSDPFILFSTVFPLTYLAIFLLIPLALPLSELLRSDPMRIAELVFQNPRYVSTRPIGSIVSVKNVVFGGKNITLILFSGVSYGSIINSFIVATITMVVATAVGALIAIILTLYDFPGRRFFQVLAMLPLFAAPFASGYVVRKFFDWRYGLLSYVIVNVLGVPVRIGLDGLAGVVTAQILGLYVIVYLNVSAAIANIDHTLIEQAQNLGSSTFRVLKDVVLPLALPGIATGASLTFILSLEDIANPIVFGEDRLISYEIFRSFQDPTTGARSPAALLMTVIVVLVSATIFILIRSYVSLRSYAAVGRGAKPLKPFKLSRIGTAIVYLFLLPFLLFSSIPQIGVFVLAFSSRWYSALPEGFTLDNFASMLTDPIVSTAIKNSLLYSITALGIILVISILIAYSSTRTRGAISYILDTLATIPIAIPGIAIASGFFLLFTTPPFKNSIFDPVIYSPGIAITIAYTVRRMPFMVRAIYAGLQQIPTSLEEAAINLGASRFLAIATVILPAIAINIFGGAITTFVYCISETSVGVMLGGLKGVSIGHAAPITFVMQNYLETPQGTQIVGALGAMLIALQLIAVTISTFLLKGYSIFGVR, encoded by the coding sequence ATGAAAAGAGTTAGAAATAAAATCAATTTTTTATTCTCAGACCCTTTCATACTCTTCTCAACAGTATTTCCACTAACCTACCTAGCGATCTTTCTCCTAATACCACTAGCACTACCATTGTCAGAGCTGTTAAGATCCGATCCAATGCGAATAGCCGAGCTTGTGTTTCAGAACCCTAGATATGTTTCCACTAGACCAATTGGGAGTATAGTTAGTGTGAAGAACGTTGTTTTTGGTGGGAAGAACATCACCCTAATTCTGTTTAGCGGGGTTAGCTATGGCTCAATAATAAACAGCTTTATAGTCGCTACAATAACAATGGTTGTAGCAACTGCTGTGGGAGCTCTAATAGCCATTATATTAACGCTATATGATTTTCCTGGAAGAAGATTCTTCCAGGTTCTAGCCATGTTACCACTGTTTGCTGCGCCGTTTGCAAGTGGCTATGTCGTTAGAAAGTTTTTTGATTGGAGATATGGTTTACTCTCATATGTAATAGTCAATGTTCTTGGAGTCCCCGTTAGGATAGGCTTAGACGGGTTGGCAGGGGTTGTTACAGCACAGATTCTAGGTCTATATGTGATTGTTTATCTGAATGTCTCTGCTGCTATAGCCAATATCGACCATACCTTGATTGAGCAGGCGCAGAACCTTGGCTCATCGACATTTAGGGTGTTAAAAGATGTTGTATTACCTCTAGCCCTCCCTGGTATCGCCACTGGGGCGTCACTAACATTTATACTATCTCTTGAGGATATAGCCAACCCCATTGTTTTTGGAGAAGATAGGCTCATATCATATGAGATATTCAGAAGTTTTCAGGATCCAACGACTGGAGCTAGATCCCCTGCCGCATTGTTGATGACTGTAATCGTTGTTTTGGTAAGTGCCACAATATTTATACTCATAAGGAGCTATGTCTCGCTAAGAAGCTATGCAGCTGTAGGAAGGGGTGCAAAGCCCTTGAAGCCATTCAAGCTATCGAGAATTGGTACAGCAATTGTATATTTGTTTCTATTGCCGTTTCTGTTATTCTCTTCAATTCCACAGATAGGTGTTTTTGTACTGGCATTCTCATCTAGGTGGTATAGCGCATTGCCAGAGGGGTTTACATTAGATAATTTTGCCTCTATGCTAACAGATCCAATAGTTTCAACAGCAATAAAGAACAGCTTATTGTACTCTATAACAGCCTTAGGCATAATATTAGTTATATCCATACTCATTGCCTACTCATCTACAAGAACCAGAGGGGCTATTTCATATATCTTGGATACCCTAGCCACAATACCTATCGCAATCCCTGGGATCGCAATAGCCTCTGGATTCTTCCTATTGTTCACTACACCACCATTCAAAAACAGCATCTTTGACCCTGTCATATACTCACCTGGAATAGCAATTACAATAGCTTATACCGTAAGGAGAATGCCGTTTATGGTAAGAGCAATTTATGCTGGCTTACAGCAAATACCAACATCTCTTGAGGAGGCTGCTATCAACCTGGGAGCCTCAAGGTTTTTGGCTATAGCCACTGTTATACTACCGGCTATAGCAATAAACATTTTTGGTGGTGCCATAACAACATTTGTTTACTGCATTAGCGAAACGAGTGTAGGGGTTATGCTAGGCGGCTTGAAGGGTGTTTCAATAGGCCATGCCGCACCAATAACATTTGTTATGCAAAACTATCTAGAGACTCCCCAAGGAACCCAGATAGTTGGTGCCTTGGGAGCTATGCTAATAGCTCTTCAGCTAATAGCTGTAACTATATCAACGTTTCTGTTAAAGGGCTATAGCATCTTCGGTGTTAGATAA
- a CDS encoding NAD(P)/FAD-dependent oxidoreductase: MEKQYDVAVIGGGVAGLFAAYELSTYGFGKLRIAIVEMGSENPFRTCPMLNLKKLARDRECALCKPCNVMSGVGGAITFSSGTMNLRPDVGGDLDKLLGSWEEAEKLIQYVDSVLVKFGAPDNLYAIDYEQASELERLAAKAGAKFVPTPQRLIGSENMPKVIANMANYLKSRGVEIHGYTEVTDIEHAENRIRLKTTKLDIVSRYVIIAPGRIGAEWFSQLAKRRGIDVEPGPLDIGVRVEVPAYVTEPITKLVRDPKIIMYTKSYDDKARTFCTNPNGLVVEERYPDDSVGVNGESFATIKSKNTNFALLITVKLTDPFEDTIAYGKSIARLATKLGGGRPIIQRFGDLEAGRRSTWSRIERSVVDPTLKSVTPGDIAMAYPYRVVVNIIEALKRLDIIMPGIASPQTLLYAPEIKFYSTRARVSRELETNLKNVFVAGDGVGLSRGMNVAAATGVIAARSILKREGVEVEDG, from the coding sequence ATGGAGAAGCAATATGATGTTGCAGTAATTGGCGGGGGTGTGGCAGGGCTTTTTGCAGCATATGAGCTTTCAACCTATGGATTTGGAAAGCTGAGGATAGCCATTGTTGAGATGGGTAGTGAAAACCCGTTTAGAACGTGTCCGATGCTCAACCTAAAGAAGCTTGCAAGAGATAGGGAATGCGCTCTATGCAAACCATGCAATGTTATGTCAGGTGTTGGAGGGGCTATAACATTTAGCAGTGGAACCATGAATCTTAGGCCAGATGTTGGAGGGGATTTGGACAAGCTCCTCGGTAGCTGGGAAGAGGCTGAGAAGCTGATACAATATGTTGATAGTGTGCTGGTAAAGTTTGGTGCTCCAGATAACTTATATGCTATTGACTATGAGCAGGCTTCAGAGCTTGAGAGATTGGCTGCAAAAGCCGGTGCAAAGTTTGTTCCAACACCTCAGAGACTCATAGGCTCTGAGAACATGCCTAAGGTCATAGCAAACATGGCTAACTATTTGAAGAGCAGGGGTGTGGAGATACATGGGTATACAGAGGTTACAGACATCGAGCATGCAGAGAATAGGATAAGGCTTAAAACAACAAAGCTAGACATAGTATCTAGATATGTTATTATAGCGCCTGGGAGAATCGGGGCTGAATGGTTTTCTCAACTGGCAAAGAGAAGAGGTATAGATGTTGAGCCCGGTCCACTAGACATTGGTGTAAGAGTTGAGGTTCCAGCATATGTCACCGAGCCTATAACAAAGCTTGTCAGAGATCCGAAGATAATAATGTACACAAAGAGCTATGACGATAAAGCAAGAACATTTTGCACAAATCCAAATGGGCTTGTCGTTGAGGAGAGGTATCCAGACGACTCGGTTGGCGTAAATGGAGAGAGCTTCGCAACAATAAAAAGCAAGAACACAAACTTTGCATTGCTAATAACAGTCAAGCTTACAGACCCATTTGAGGACACCATAGCATATGGGAAAAGCATAGCAAGACTGGCGACAAAGCTTGGCGGTGGGAGACCAATAATTCAGAGGTTTGGCGATTTAGAGGCTGGGAGAAGAAGTACATGGTCAAGAATAGAAAGAAGCGTTGTAGACCCAACACTAAAATCTGTAACGCCAGGAGACATAGCCATGGCCTACCCATATAGAGTAGTTGTAAATATAATAGAAGCTCTAAAGAGGTTAGACATAATAATGCCTGGAATAGCATCACCACAAACACTCCTATACGCACCAGAAATAAAATTCTACAGCACGAGAGCCAGAGTCAGCAGAGAACTTGAAACAAACTTGAAGAACGTCTTTGTTGCCGGGGACGGAGTAGGGCTCTCAAGAGGCATGAACGTAGCAGCTGCAACAGGAGTAATAGCCGCCAGATCCATACTAAAGAGAGAGGGTGTTGAGGTTGAAGATGGCTAG
- a CDS encoding ABC transporter ATP-binding protein has product MAFLEILGVSKRFGNTIALDNVTLHIDKGELFAILGPSGCGKTTLLRIVAGLEVPDTGRIVVNGVDITFEEPQNRKAVMVFQNWALWPHMTVFDNIAYGLKIKGMPKDEIAKRVKWALELVKLEGLEKRYPHQLSGGQQQRVALARAIVVEPEILLLDEPLSNLDARLRIDMREELRNLIKKLGITAIYVTHDQEEAMAIADRMAVMNKGKVMQIGTPTEIYNNPKNVFVATFIGRANVIKGIATRIGDRYIEARIGGKFIKAVKVTDEEIRQGDSVDIVIRPHHISTKCSNKIENKFTGRVIEVSFLGNTIEVKVETDIGILTALLPESNIIENKDVVEICFNNDKALVFRSE; this is encoded by the coding sequence ATGGCTTTTCTAGAAATTCTTGGCGTTAGCAAAAGATTTGGCAACACGATTGCTCTTGACAATGTCACTCTCCATATAGATAAAGGAGAGTTGTTCGCCATTCTAGGCCCTTCAGGATGTGGAAAAACAACTCTTCTAAGAATTGTAGCTGGCCTAGAGGTGCCTGATACTGGAAGAATAGTTGTTAACGGAGTTGATATAACCTTTGAAGAACCCCAGAATAGAAAAGCTGTGATGGTCTTCCAGAACTGGGCTCTATGGCCACACATGACAGTATTTGACAACATTGCTTACGGACTAAAGATAAAGGGGATGCCCAAAGATGAGATAGCTAAAAGAGTTAAATGGGCATTGGAGCTTGTAAAGCTCGAGGGCCTTGAGAAGAGGTATCCACATCAGCTTTCTGGTGGACAGCAACAGAGGGTTGCATTGGCAAGAGCTATTGTAGTTGAGCCAGAGATTCTTCTTTTAGATGAGCCTCTCAGCAACTTGGATGCAAGACTTAGAATAGATATGAGGGAAGAGCTTAGAAACCTCATAAAGAAACTGGGAATAACAGCCATATATGTTACGCATGACCAGGAGGAAGCCATGGCAATAGCTGATAGAATGGCTGTAATGAACAAGGGCAAGGTGATGCAGATTGGAACGCCTACAGAAATTTACAATAACCCCAAGAACGTTTTTGTTGCCACATTCATTGGCAGAGCCAATGTTATAAAGGGTATAGCGACTAGAATAGGCGATAGGTATATCGAAGCTAGAATAGGTGGCAAATTCATCAAAGCTGTGAAGGTGACGGACGAAGAGATTCGCCAAGGGGATTCTGTAGACATTGTTATTAGACCTCATCACATATCGACAAAATGTAGCAACAAGATTGAGAACAAGTTTACAGGTAGAGTAATAGAGGTGAGCTTCTTGGGAAATACTATTGAGGTAAAGGTAGAAACTGATATAGGGATTCTAACAGCTCTGTTGCCAGAATCGAACATAATAGAAAACAAAGATGTTGTTGAAATATGTTTCAACAACGACAAGGCGCTAGTGTTTAGGTCTGAGTGA
- a CDS encoding NAD-dependent epimerase/dehydratase family protein — MKQETFEKIVVTGGAGFIGSHLVDYLVAMGLAKKIIVIDNLSSGSIKNVEHHVGKDYFVFVNADLKFFDEKWVSFFRDTDAVFHFAANPEVRVSSIEPRTHFNENVVATFNVLEASRLNDVRLHFFASSSTVYGDAEKIPTPEDYALRPISVYGASKAACEMLYHSYSHLYGFSVAIGRYANIIGYRSNHGVIIDFINKLRSNLNTLEILGDGTQRKSYLHISDTIEATMAITLYAKNNKGFHVFNIGNNDWITVKEIADIVVDEMNLKNVQYKYVWVTPDGRGWPGDVKLMLLDISKIASLTQWRPRLSSKEAVRKTVREALGKEKFSWI; from the coding sequence ATGAAGCAAGAGACTTTTGAAAAGATTGTTGTTACTGGCGGGGCCGGTTTTATCGGTAGCCATTTAGTGGATTACCTCGTTGCAATGGGTTTGGCTAAGAAAATAATTGTTATAGACAACCTTAGTAGTGGTTCTATCAAAAATGTTGAGCATCATGTTGGAAAGGACTATTTTGTTTTTGTTAACGCAGATTTGAAGTTTTTCGATGAGAAATGGGTCAGTTTTTTCAGAGATACTGATGCAGTTTTTCATTTTGCTGCTAATCCAGAGGTTAGAGTATCGTCTATTGAGCCAAGAACCCACTTCAATGAGAATGTTGTTGCAACATTCAATGTTTTGGAGGCTTCTAGGCTAAATGATGTCAGGCTACATTTCTTCGCAAGTTCCTCAACTGTTTATGGAGATGCTGAGAAGATCCCGACACCTGAAGACTATGCTCTAAGACCTATCTCTGTCTATGGAGCGTCTAAGGCTGCATGTGAAATGCTCTACCACTCTTACTCTCATCTATATGGCTTTAGCGTTGCTATTGGAAGATATGCTAACATAATCGGCTATAGATCCAACCACGGAGTTATAATAGACTTCATAAATAAGTTGAGGAGCAATCTAAACACGCTGGAGATTCTTGGCGATGGCACGCAAAGAAAAAGCTATTTACATATATCAGATACCATAGAGGCTACAATGGCCATTACACTATATGCTAAAAACAATAAAGGATTCCATGTATTCAACATTGGGAATAACGATTGGATTACAGTTAAGGAGATAGCAGATATAGTCGTCGACGAAATGAACCTCAAGAACGTGCAGTATAAATATGTCTGGGTAACTCCTGACGGCAGGGGGTGGCCAGGCGACGTAAAGTTAATGCTCCTCGACATATCAAAGATTGCTAGCCTAACCCAATGGAGGCCTAGACTCTCATCAAAAGAAGCTGTAAGAAAAACTGTTAGAGAGGCTTTAGGCAAGGAAAAATTCTCTTGGATATAG